The Mauremys mutica isolate MM-2020 ecotype Southern chromosome 1, ASM2049712v1, whole genome shotgun sequence genome has a segment encoding these proteins:
- the LOC123377122 gene encoding tubulin alpha-3 chain: protein MRECLSIHIGQAGVQMGNACWELYCLEHGIQPDGTIPSNKAAKPIEPETEQVDSSFETFFCETASGKHVPRAVFIDLEPTVIDEIRIGNYRALFHPEQLISGKEDAANNYARGHYTIGKEIIDTVLGRVRKMADQCSGLQGFLVFHSFGGGTGSGFTSLLMERLSVEYSKKSKLEFSVYPAPQVSTAVVEPYNSILTTHTTLEHSDCSFMVDNEAIYDICNRNLDIERPTYTNLNRLIGQIVSSVTASLRFNGALNVDLIEFQTNLVPYPRIHFPLTTYAPIISAEKAYHEQLSVPEITNACFEFSNQMVKCDPRRGKYMACCLLYRGDVVPKDVNAAIAAIKTRRSIQFVDWCPTGFKVGINYQPPTVVPGGDLAKVQRAVCMLSNTTAIAEAWARLDHKFDLMYAKRAFVHWYVGEGMEEGEFSEAREDMAALEKDYEEVGRDSADGDEADEDEY from the exons ATG AGGGAGTGTCTTTCTATCCATATTGGCCAGGCGGGAGTCCAGATGGGCAACGCCTGCTGGGAGCTGTACTGTCTAGAACACGGAATCCAGCCGGATGGGACCATTCCCAGCAACAAGGCAGCTAAACCAATAGAGCCAGAGACTGAACAAGTGGATTCTTCCTTTGAGACCTTCTTCTGCGAGACTGCATCAGGAAAGCACGTGCCCAGAGCCGTGTTCATTGACCTGGAACCCACGGTCATTG ACGAGATCCGAATTGGGAACTACCGTGCACTCTTCCATCCTGAGCAGCTCATTAGCGGCAAAGAGGACGCTGCCAACAACTACGCCCGGGGCCACTACACCATTGGGAAGGAAATCATTGATACGGTGTTGGGTAGAGTCCGCAAAATG GCTGACCAGTGCAGTGGCCTTCAAGGATTCCTGGTCTTCCACAGCTTCGGAGGAGGCACAGGCTCTGGATTCACGTCGCTCTTGATGGAGCGCCTGTCAGTAGAGTACAGCAAGAAGTCCAAGCTGGAGTTCTCAGTGTACCCTGCCCCACAGGTTTCCACTGCGGTGGTGGAACCCTACAATTCCATCCTGACCACCCACACCACGCTGGAGCACTCAGACTGTTCTTTCATGGTGGATAATGAGGCCATTTACGACATCTGCAACCGGAACCTTGATATTGAGCGTCCCACTTACACCAACTTGAACAGGCTGATAGGACAGATAGTGTCCTCTGTCACTGCTTCCCTGAGATTTAATGGTGCATTAAATGTTGATCTGATAGAATTCCAAACTAATTTGGTGCCCTATCCCCGCATACATTTCCCCCTCACTACCTATGCACCCATAATTTCAGCAGAGAAAGCCTACCACGAGCAGCTCTCGGTGCCTGAAATCACCAACGCTTGCTTTGagttctccaaccagatggtgaAATGTGACCCTCGCCGAGGCAAATACATGGCTTGCTGCCTGCTGTACCGGGGGGACGTGGTGCCCAAGGATGTGAATGCAGCTATAGCAGCCATCAAAACCAGGAGGTCCATCCAGTTTGTGGACTGGTGCCCAACTGGGTTTAAGGTGGGCATCAATTACCAGCCTCCCACTGTGGTGCCGGGGGGAGACCTGGCTAAAGTGCAGCGGGCCGTCTGCATGCTGAGCAACACCACGGCGATTGCAGAGGCCTGGGCCCGTCTGGATCACAAGTTTGACCTGATGTACGCGAAACGGGCCTTTGTGCATtggtatgtgggggaggggatggaggagggggagtTCTCCGAAGCCAGGGAGGACATGGCTGCTCTAGAGAAGGACTATGAGGAAGTTGGCAGGGACTCTGCCGATGGGGATGAGGCAGATGAAGATGAGTATTAA